Below is a window of Candidatus Eisenbacteria bacterium DNA.
TGTAACCGGCCCTCGGCGATCCGGTAAAACAACACTTCTTCGACACTGCTTTCCTAGTGCCAGCTATGTGCTGCTGGAAGAACCGGATGTCATCGACAGGGTCCGCAGCGATCCCCGAGGATTCCTGGAGGAGCTCGGGCGCCCCGCGATCTTAGACGAGATCCAGAACACGCCGGAGCTACTGAACTATATCAGGGCGGAGATCGATAGAACGCCTGAACAGAAGGGCCATTGGTTTCTGACAGGGTCCCAAGAAGCGGCGGTGATGCGGGGGGTGACAGAGTCAATGGCTGGGCGCGCCGCTATTTTCCAGCTACTTCCGTTTTCATATTCTGAAGAATCTGCCGTGTCGCTGTTGAAGGGCGGTTTCCCTGAGGTCATCGCCAGACCTGCAACACGGGATATTTGGTTCAGCTCCTACATCCAAACCTACCTTGAGCGTGATGTTCGCGCTGTGTTGTCGATTAAGGATCTAGCCACCTTCCGGCGATTTCTGGCGCTATTGGCAACACGCATCGGCCAGGGTCTCAATAAAACGGCCCTGGCCGGTCCGATTGGCGTCTCGGTGCCGACGATTACCGAATGGCTCGGTGTGCTGGAGATCACAGCTCAGATCTTACTTGTGCCTCCCTTCTTCGAGAATTTTGGTAAACGTATAACCAAGGCGCCTAAAGTCTACTTCTGCGATTCGGGACTCGCCGCGCACTTGCTGGGTATTGAAACTGAAGCGTCGTTGACTAAGTCTCCCTTTCTGGGACCTCTTTTTGAAGGATTGGTGGCATCAGAGATCGTTAAGGAACAGATCCACCACGGCAAATCCAAGGCAATTTATCATTTCCGCGATCGCCAAGGGCTTGAGGTTGATTTCATTGTTCCACGTGGAGGAAAACGTTTGACTCTTATTGAGGCCAAGGCAACGCGCACGCCACGAAGCAGTATGGCCAA
It encodes the following:
- a CDS encoding ATP-binding protein, which codes for MEYRKRTLEAELIRSATAFSACIVTGPRRSGKTTLLRHCFPSASYVLLEEPDVIDRVRSDPRGFLEELGRPAILDEIQNTPELLNYIRAEIDRTPEQKGHWFLTGSQEAAVMRGVTESMAGRAAIFQLLPFSYSEESAVSLLKGGFPEVIARPATRDIWFSSYIQTYLERDVRAVLSIKDLATFRRFLALLATRIGQGLNKTALAGPIGVSVPTITEWLGVLEITAQILLVPPFFENFGKRITKAPKVYFCDSGLAAHLLGIETEASLTKSPFLGPLFEGLVASEIVKEQIHHGKSKAIYHFRDRQGLEVDFIVPRGGKRLTLIEAKATRTPRSSMAKPLLQLLDVIDKHQREAYVVHQKANSDMVTLTLAPGVKAIPWTKMKPVIL